GTCCTGTCGTATCGGTTCGTGTGGCCGGAAGCTGACGCCGGGGCGCTCAGCTCAACGCCTCCATACGGATGCGCGTGACCTTCGAGAGCACCGTCTCCATCGCCTCGATCTTGGCGATGGCCGAATTGATGTGCTTCTCCTGGGTCTGGTGCGTCAGGATGATGATGTCGGTCTGGTGCTCGCCTTCGCGCGATTCCTTTTGCAGCAAGGCGTCGATGGAGATGTCCAGATCGGCGAGGATGCGCGTGAGCGCCGCCATGACGCCCGCACGGTCGACCACGCGCAGACGCAGGTAGTAGCTCGTGGTGACTTCGTCGATCGGCAATACCGGCGTATTCGACAGCGCGTCGTGCTGGAAGGCCAGATGCGGCACGCGATGTTCCGGATCGGCGGTTTGCAGACGCGTCACGTCGACGATATCGGCCACCACGGCCGACGCGGTCGGCTCGGCGCCCGCGCCCTTGCCGTAATACAGCGTGGCCCCGACGGCGTCGCCCTGCACCAGCACGGCGTTCATGGCGCCTTCCACGTTGGCGATGAGGCGCTTGGCCGGGATCAGCGTCGGATGCACGCGCAGTTCGATGCCGGCTTCTACGTGACGCGTGATGCCCAGCAGCTTGATGCGGTAGCCCAGCTCTTCCGCATACTTGATATCGAGGGCCGACAGCTTGGTGATGCCTTCGATGTACGCGCGATCGAATTGCACCGGCACGCCGAACGCAATCGCACTCATGAGCGTGAGCTTGTGCGCGGCGTCCACCCCTTCGATGTCGAACGTCGGATCGGCCTCGGCATAGCCCAGGCGCTGTGCATCGGCGAGCGCCACGTCGAAGTCGATGCCCTTGTCGCGCATCTCCGAGAGAATGAAGTTCGTGGTGCCGTTGATGATGCCGGCGATCCATTGAATGCGGTTGGCGGTCAGACCTTCGCGCAGCGCCTTGATGATCGGAATACCGCCGGCGACGGCCGCTTCGAAGGCAACCATGACGTTGGCCTTGCGTGCCGCAGCGAAGATCTCGTTGCCGTAGACGGCCAGCAGCGCCTTGTTGGCCGTGACCACGTGCTTGCCGTTCTCGATCGCCTTGAGCACCAGTTCCTTGGTGAGGTCGTAACCGCCGATGGTCTCGACCACGACGTCGATGTCCGGGTCGTTGACCACTTCAAACGGATCGCCCGTCACGATGGCGGCGTGGCCGACGAGACCGCGGGCGCGTTCGACATTGCGCACCGCGACCTTCGTAATCTCGATCCCCCGGCCAGCACGACGTTGAATTTCTTCCTGGTTGCGAGCCAGTACCTGGAAGGCACCGAAGCCTACCGTGCCAAGGCCGAGCAGGCCCAATTTGATCGGTTTCATGCAGTTTTACTCAAAAGTCGAAATCGGTTGGCGCGCATCACTTGCCGTGGCGACGGCGATAACCGTCCAGGAAGCGGGCAATGCGACTGATGGCGTCTTCCAGGTCGCCCTCGTGAGGCAGGAACACTACGCGGAAATGGTCGGGATGCATCCAGTTGAAGCCGCTGCCCTGCACCAGCAGGACCTTCTCTTCGAGCAGCAACTGGAGGATGAACTCCTGATCGTTGGCGATGGGATACACCGCAGGATCGAGACGCGGGAACAGATACAGCGCCGCCTTCGGCTTCACACAGGTCACCCCGGGAATGTCGGTGAGCATGCGGTGGGCGATCTCGCGCTGCTCGTACAGGCGTCCGCCCGGCACGATCAGGTCCTTGATGCTCTGGTAGCCGCCCAGCGCCGTCTGAATGGCGTACTGGCCCGGCACGTTCGGGCACAGACGCATCGAGGCGAGAATGTTCAGCCCTTCGATGTAGTCGCGCGCCGGCTTCTTGTCGCCCGACACGACCATCCAGCCCGCGCGGTAGCCGCACGCGCGGTAGCTCTTGGACAGGCCGTTGAACGTAATGGTCAGCACGTCTTCGGAGAGCGAGCCGATCGAGGTGTGCTCTTCGCCGTCATAGATGATCTTGTCGTAGATCTCGTCGGCGTAAATGATGAGCTTGTGTTCGCGGGCCAGCGCGACGATGTCCTTCAGGAGTTCGTCCGAATACAGCGCGCCGGTCGGGTTGTTCGGGTTGATGATGACGATGGCGCGCGTGTTCGGCGTGATCTTCTTGCGAATGTCCGCCAGATCGGGTTGCCAGTCGGCCTGTTCGTCACAAACGTAATGCACCGGCGTGCCGCCCGACAGGCTGACCGCCGCAGTCCAGAGCGGATAGTCGGGGGCCGGCA
This window of the Pandoraea fibrosis genome carries:
- a CDS encoding homoserine dehydrogenase, coding for MKPIKLGLLGLGTVGFGAFQVLARNQEEIQRRAGRGIEITKVAVRNVERARGLVGHAAIVTGDPFEVVNDPDIDVVVETIGGYDLTKELVLKAIENGKHVVTANKALLAVYGNEIFAAARKANVMVAFEAAVAGGIPIIKALREGLTANRIQWIAGIINGTTNFILSEMRDKGIDFDVALADAQRLGYAEADPTFDIEGVDAAHKLTLMSAIAFGVPVQFDRAYIEGITKLSALDIKYAEELGYRIKLLGITRHVEAGIELRVHPTLIPAKRLIANVEGAMNAVLVQGDAVGATLYYGKGAGAEPTASAVVADIVDVTRLQTADPEHRVPHLAFQHDALSNTPVLPIDEVTTSYYLRLRVVDRAGVMAALTRILADLDISIDALLQKESREGEHQTDIIILTHQTQEKHINSAIAKIEAMETVLSKVTRIRMEALS
- a CDS encoding pyridoxal phosphate-dependent aminotransferase is translated as MKPILKSQKLQNVCYDIRGPVLEHAKRMEDEGHRIIKLNIGNLAPFGFEPPDEIVQDMIRNLPNSAGYSDSRGVFAARKAIMHYCQQKRINDVQLDDIYLGNGASELIVMAMQALLNDGDEVLVPAPDYPLWTAAVSLSGGTPVHYVCDEQADWQPDLADIRKKITPNTRAIVIINPNNPTGALYSDELLKDIVALAREHKLIIYADEIYDKIIYDGEEHTSIGSLSEDVLTITFNGLSKSYRACGYRAGWMVVSGDKKPARDYIEGLNILASMRLCPNVPGQYAIQTALGGYQSIKDLIVPGGRLYEQREIAHRMLTDIPGVTCVKPKAALYLFPRLDPAVYPIANDQEFILQLLLEEKVLLVQGSGFNWMHPDHFRVVFLPHEGDLEDAISRIARFLDGYRRRHGK